In the genome of Hymenobacter cellulosivorans, one region contains:
- a CDS encoding M16 family metallopeptidase produces the protein MIKFEEFTLANGLRCIVHEDHSTPIAVLNVLYNVGSRDEDVAHTGFAHLFEHLMFSGSVNIPSYDEPLQYVGGENNAFTSPDITNYYLTLPAANIETAFWLESDRMLGLAFSENGLEVQRKVVVEEFKQNYLNQPYGDVWLKLRPLAYQVHPYQWPTIGKEVGHIENAVMDDVRAFFAKHYAPTNAVLVIAGAVTVAEARRLAEKWFEPIPGGTPYERQLPAEPRQTEARHLDVIAEVPASAYYKVYHIPGRAAADYHTVDLLSDVLGRGKSARLYQRLVKDQQLFNSISASCSGSLEPGLLVISGRLNSGVAMETADAAVEEVVAELREELVSPQELEKVKNQAEASIVFEEIELLNRAMALAYFKLLGDADLVNQESAKVQAVTAQGLRAAAQEYLRPDNSSTLFYRAQSEVATLATADAE, from the coding sequence ATGATTAAATTCGAAGAATTCACCCTGGCCAACGGCCTGCGCTGCATCGTACACGAGGACCACTCCACGCCCATTGCCGTTCTGAACGTGCTCTATAACGTGGGCTCCCGCGACGAGGACGTGGCGCACACCGGCTTTGCCCACCTCTTTGAACACCTTATGTTCTCGGGCTCGGTCAACATTCCGAGCTACGATGAGCCTCTGCAATACGTGGGCGGCGAAAACAACGCCTTCACTTCCCCCGACATCACCAACTACTACCTGACCTTGCCCGCGGCCAACATCGAAACCGCCTTCTGGTTGGAATCGGACCGGATGCTGGGGCTGGCCTTCTCAGAAAACGGCCTGGAGGTGCAGCGCAAAGTGGTGGTCGAGGAGTTCAAGCAAAACTACCTCAACCAGCCCTACGGCGACGTCTGGCTCAAGCTCCGCCCCCTGGCCTACCAAGTGCACCCCTACCAGTGGCCCACGATTGGCAAAGAAGTCGGCCACATCGAAAACGCGGTAATGGACGACGTTCGGGCCTTTTTTGCCAAGCACTACGCTCCCACCAACGCCGTGCTGGTCATTGCCGGCGCCGTAACCGTGGCCGAGGCGCGCCGCCTGGCCGAGAAGTGGTTTGAGCCCATTCCCGGCGGTACGCCCTACGAGCGGCAGCTCCCGGCCGAACCGCGCCAGACCGAAGCCCGCCACCTCGACGTAATAGCCGAAGTGCCGGCCAGCGCCTACTACAAGGTGTACCACATACCCGGCCGTGCCGCCGCCGACTACCACACCGTGGACCTGCTCAGCGACGTGCTGGGCCGGGGCAAGTCGGCCCGCCTCTACCAGCGCCTGGTGAAAGACCAGCAGCTGTTCAACTCGATTTCGGCTTCCTGCAGCGGCTCCCTGGAGCCCGGGCTGCTCGTCATCAGTGGCCGCCTCAACAGTGGCGTCGCTATGGAAACCGCCGACGCGGCCGTGGAAGAAGTGGTAGCCGAGCTGCGCGAGGAGCTGGTTTCGCCCCAGGAGCTGGAAAAAGTGAAGAATCAGGCCGAAGCCAGCATCGTCTTCGAGGAAATCGAGCTGCTCAACCGCGCCATGGCCCTGGCCTACTTCAAACTGCTCGGCGACGCGGACCTTGTCAACCAGGAAAGCGCCAAGGTGCAGGCCGTCACGGCCCAGGGCCTGCGCGCCGCCGCCCAGGAATACCTGCGCCCCGACAACAGCAGCACACTTTTCTACCGCGCCCAGTCCGAAGTAGCCACCCTAGCTACTGCTGACGCAGAGTAG
- the pheS gene encoding phenylalanine--tRNA ligase subunit alpha produces MQDQINRLRAEIEAYDLSAPDQVEQFRIAFTGRKGQLADLFDLLKTVPQDQRRAVGQELNQLKQLALDKFSQRQQELEAAAQNAPADPTFDYTLPVVPNALGTRHPLSLVREEMVRIFSRIGFNVAEGPEIEDDWHNFTALNFPENHPARDMQDTFFVTRNPADPTHDALLRTHTSTVQVRVMESQKPPIRSIMPGRVYRNEAISARAHMMFHQVEGIFIDEGVSFADLKQTVYYFVQEMFGQDINIRFRPSFFPFTEPSAEIDITCLICKGTGCNICKQSGWVEIGGCGMVDPNVLEQSGIDTEKYSGYAWGMGIERITMLKYQIKDLRLFTENDLRFLRQFEGVQ; encoded by the coding sequence ATGCAGGACCAAATCAACCGCCTCCGCGCCGAAATCGAAGCGTACGACCTCTCTGCTCCCGACCAAGTGGAGCAGTTCCGCATTGCCTTCACCGGGCGCAAAGGGCAGCTGGCCGATTTGTTTGACCTTCTCAAAACCGTGCCCCAGGACCAGCGCCGGGCCGTGGGCCAGGAGCTGAACCAGCTCAAGCAGCTGGCCCTCGACAAGTTCAGCCAGCGCCAGCAGGAGCTCGAAGCCGCCGCCCAGAACGCCCCCGCCGACCCTACCTTCGACTACACCCTGCCCGTGGTGCCCAACGCCCTGGGCACCCGTCACCCGCTGAGCCTAGTGCGCGAGGAAATGGTGCGCATCTTCTCCCGCATCGGCTTCAATGTGGCCGAAGGGCCCGAAATTGAGGACGACTGGCACAACTTCACGGCCCTCAACTTCCCCGAAAACCACCCGGCCCGCGACATGCAGGACACGTTCTTCGTGACCCGCAACCCCGCCGACCCAACCCACGACGCGCTGCTGCGCACTCATACCAGCACAGTGCAGGTGCGGGTGATGGAAAGCCAGAAGCCGCCCATCCGCAGCATCATGCCGGGGCGGGTGTACCGCAACGAAGCCATTTCGGCCCGGGCCCACATGATGTTCCACCAGGTGGAAGGCATTTTCATTGACGAGGGCGTCAGCTTCGCCGACCTGAAGCAGACGGTGTATTACTTCGTGCAGGAAATGTTCGGCCAGGACATCAACATCCGGTTCCGTCCCTCCTTCTTTCCCTTCACCGAGCCCAGCGCCGAAATCGATATTACCTGCCTGATTTGCAAAGGCACGGGCTGCAATATCTGCAAGCAGTCGGGCTGGGTTGAAATCGGGGGCTGCGGCATGGTTGACCCGAATGTGTTGGAACAGTCGGGCATCGATACGGAGAAGTACTCGGGCTACGCCTGGGGCATGGGCATTGAGCGGATTACCATGCTCAAGTACCAGATTAAGGACCTGCGCCTGTTCACGGAAAACGACCTGCGGTTCTTGCGTCAGTTTGAGGGCGTACAATAA
- a CDS encoding glycosyl hydrolase family 18 protein, which yields MKTKTPLHALLASLLASLLLLGSVPAWAQFNVIGYLPSWTGDVNSVQYDKLTHINYAFLLPNADGTLRPIDNPAKLQSLVSTAHSRGVKVLISVGGWMNDGNPTEFTSIGNNATYTRNFATNLINFATQYGLDGIDIDWEHPNANTAGGYANVMQELGTQLHSRGKLLTTAVAGGTWAGPSILDRALAALDFVNVMAYDDAPPAHSTYQLASQSLAYWRGRGLPASKLVLGVPFYGQAGGETFASLVARGADPNADLFQGIGYNGIPTIKSKTNLAFDQASGIMIWQLAGDATGANSLLTAINQVVQQRNPVSTGVATVYRDCNYTGTATALPVGTYTLSQLQSRGILDNDVSSLKVNSGYEVVLYENDNFTGGTLTVGSAGNTCLVNNPLGTSNWNDKTTSLRVRAASGTGSRQLEAEAANTNSGMTAEPCSEGGQNMGYVDAGDYLVWTSINFPTTGQYLIEYRVASPSGGTISADLNAGATQLGSTAIPATGGWQNWTTVSKTVTVNAGTYNFGVFAQSGGWNINWVRISQGSGAAAVASRSSQQATETVDLYPNPVTNELLIRSDQDLTNSRYEVVDAQGQVWAQGAGPVTRLNVTKLPTGIYTLRLSLQGRTTITKRFVK from the coding sequence ATGAAAACCAAAACGCCCTTACACGCTCTGCTAGCCAGTCTACTGGCGAGCTTACTGCTGCTCGGCAGCGTCCCGGCCTGGGCCCAGTTCAACGTTATTGGCTACTTACCCTCCTGGACCGGGGACGTGAACAGTGTGCAGTATGACAAGCTCACTCACATCAACTACGCCTTCCTGCTGCCCAATGCCGACGGCACGCTCCGGCCCATTGACAACCCAGCCAAGCTGCAAAGCTTGGTTTCCACCGCTCACTCCCGCGGCGTGAAGGTGCTCATCTCAGTGGGCGGCTGGATGAACGACGGCAACCCAACGGAATTTACCTCCATCGGCAACAACGCCACCTACACCCGCAACTTTGCCACCAACCTCATCAACTTCGCTACCCAGTATGGGCTGGACGGCATTGATATTGACTGGGAGCACCCCAACGCCAATACGGCCGGCGGCTACGCCAATGTGATGCAGGAGCTAGGTACCCAATTGCACAGCCGGGGCAAGCTCCTGACGACGGCCGTAGCCGGGGGTACCTGGGCCGGCCCCTCCATTCTGGACCGCGCCCTTGCTGCCCTGGATTTTGTGAACGTAATGGCCTACGACGATGCTCCCCCAGCCCATTCCACCTATCAGCTGGCTTCGCAGTCGCTCGCTTACTGGCGGGGTCGTGGGTTGCCCGCTAGCAAGCTGGTGCTGGGCGTGCCCTTTTACGGCCAGGCCGGCGGCGAGACGTTTGCCTCACTCGTGGCACGCGGCGCTGACCCCAATGCCGACCTGTTTCAGGGTATCGGCTACAACGGCATCCCGACCATCAAGAGTAAAACCAATCTGGCCTTTGACCAGGCCAGTGGCATCATGATCTGGCAGCTGGCCGGCGACGCCACCGGGGCCAACTCCTTGCTGACGGCCATCAACCAAGTGGTGCAGCAGCGCAATCCGGTGAGTACGGGGGTGGCGACGGTGTACCGCGACTGCAACTATACGGGCACGGCCACCGCGCTGCCAGTGGGCACTTACACGCTAAGCCAGCTGCAAAGCCGGGGCATTCTCGACAACGACGTATCCTCGCTGAAGGTGAACAGCGGCTACGAGGTAGTGCTCTACGAAAACGACAACTTCACCGGCGGTACGCTCACGGTGGGCAGTGCTGGCAATACTTGCCTGGTCAATAACCCGCTGGGCACCAGCAACTGGAACGACAAAACCACTTCCCTGCGCGTACGCGCGGCCTCCGGCACAGGTAGCCGCCAGTTGGAAGCCGAAGCAGCCAATACTAATTCCGGCATGACGGCCGAGCCCTGCTCGGAGGGCGGGCAGAACATGGGCTACGTGGATGCTGGTGACTACCTCGTGTGGACCAGCATCAATTTCCCCACCACCGGCCAGTACCTGATTGAATACCGGGTGGCCAGCCCATCCGGCGGTACTATTTCGGCGGACCTGAATGCTGGAGCTACTCAGCTGGGTAGCACAGCCATTCCGGCTACCGGCGGCTGGCAGAACTGGACCACCGTGTCGAAAACGGTGACCGTCAATGCGGGTACTTACAACTTTGGCGTCTTTGCCCAGTCGGGCGGCTGGAACATCAACTGGGTCCGTATCAGCCAGGGGAGTGGAGCGGCGGCAGTAGCAAGCAGGTCTAGCCAGCAAGCAACCGAAACGGTAGACCTGTACCCCAACCCCGTTACGAACGAACTGCTCATCCGCTCCGACCAAGACCTAACCAACAGCCGCTACGAAGTGGTCGATGCGCAGGGCCAGGTATGGGCCCAGGGGGCTGGGCCGGTTACCCGCCTCAACGTGACCAAGCTGCCCACTGGCATCTACACATTGCGTCTGAGTCTGCAGGGGCGCACCACTATCACGAAACGGTTTGTGAAGTAG
- a CDS encoding glycoside hydrolase family 97 protein: MKKSFLVVLLLSTGLRVSGQTAAPLTARLGQVSLTFAMASGGQPTYAVQFGSQTVLKPSRLGLALADGQGFEGPLELVGSETKEVDETWQPVWGEVKTIRNHYQQLTVHLRQPAAPSRQLDIVFRIFADGVGFRYEFPAQPTLQYFTVQDEKTEFNLPANHKAFWIPGDYDSNEYTYSTTRLSEVNSANIEAIQLKSAPQRVQTPLMLKSDDGLYINIHEAALVNYPALMLNVDTKTFGLSSQLVPDATGTGAKAYLQAPEHTPWRTVIVSNKAPDVLASKLVLNLNEPTKLTETSWIQPQKFVGVWWEMHVNKASWNYADVSNIKLAGTDWSKLTPNGHHGANTANVKRYIDFAAKYGLQSVLVEGWNVGWEDWAGNWKEEVFDFVTPYPDFNVQELQQYAQSKGVKLMMHHETSSSVTNYERRQDAAYRFMQEHNYDAVKTGYVGRIIPRGEHHDGQWMVNHYVRTAQKTADNHIMVDMHESVRPTGLHRTYPNWLASEAARGNEFNAWSSGNPPEHETILPFTRLIGGPMDYTPGIFQIKLDDWNPQRNQGKQVHTTLTKQLALYVTLYSPLQMAADLPEAYEKHLDAFQFIRDVPVDWDDTRILLAEPGEFITTARKAKGKDEWYVGSITDENARQQQIKLDFLTPGQRYEATIYADGKGASWDKNPGAYQIRKQKVDSKTTIKLQLAPGGGTAISLKPVGK; this comes from the coding sequence ATGAAGAAGTCTTTTCTGGTTGTCCTGCTATTATCCACTGGCTTGCGCGTGAGCGGGCAAACGGCGGCCCCCCTGACGGCACGCCTGGGGCAGGTGAGCCTGACCTTCGCTATGGCTTCGGGCGGGCAGCCCACCTACGCGGTGCAGTTTGGCTCCCAGACCGTGCTCAAGCCCTCCCGGCTGGGCCTGGCGCTGGCCGACGGCCAAGGCTTTGAGGGGCCGCTGGAGCTGGTAGGCAGTGAAACCAAGGAAGTAGATGAAACCTGGCAGCCGGTCTGGGGGGAAGTCAAGACTATCCGCAACCACTACCAGCAGCTGACTGTGCACCTGCGCCAGCCCGCCGCCCCCAGCCGGCAGCTGGATATCGTGTTCCGCATCTTTGCCGACGGTGTGGGCTTCCGCTACGAGTTTCCGGCCCAGCCCACGCTGCAGTATTTCACGGTACAGGACGAGAAAACCGAGTTCAACCTGCCCGCCAACCACAAAGCCTTCTGGATTCCGGGCGACTACGACTCGAACGAGTATACCTACAGCACCACCCGTCTGAGCGAAGTCAACAGCGCCAATATTGAGGCTATTCAGCTCAAATCGGCGCCCCAGCGCGTGCAGACGCCGCTGATGCTCAAGTCGGACGATGGGCTTTACATCAACATTCACGAGGCGGCTCTGGTCAACTACCCGGCCCTGATGCTGAATGTGGATACTAAAACCTTCGGGCTGAGCAGCCAACTCGTGCCCGATGCTACCGGTACCGGGGCCAAAGCCTATCTGCAGGCGCCCGAGCACACGCCCTGGCGCACGGTTATCGTGAGTAACAAGGCTCCGGACGTGCTGGCTTCCAAGCTGGTGCTCAACCTCAATGAGCCTACCAAGCTCACGGAAACCAGTTGGATTCAGCCTCAGAAGTTTGTGGGGGTGTGGTGGGAAATGCACGTCAACAAAGCCAGTTGGAACTACGCCGACGTGAGCAACATCAAGCTGGCCGGCACCGATTGGAGCAAGCTCACGCCCAACGGCCACCACGGCGCCAACACGGCCAATGTGAAGCGCTACATTGACTTTGCCGCCAAATACGGCCTGCAGAGTGTGCTGGTCGAAGGCTGGAACGTGGGCTGGGAAGACTGGGCCGGCAACTGGAAAGAGGAAGTCTTCGACTTCGTGACGCCCTACCCGGACTTCAACGTGCAGGAATTGCAGCAGTACGCCCAGAGCAAGGGCGTCAAGCTGATGATGCACCACGAAACCAGCTCGTCGGTGACCAACTACGAGCGGCGCCAGGACGCAGCCTACCGCTTCATGCAGGAGCACAACTATGACGCGGTGAAAACCGGCTACGTGGGCCGCATCATCCCGCGCGGCGAGCATCACGACGGGCAGTGGATGGTGAACCACTACGTGCGCACGGCCCAGAAAACGGCCGACAACCACATTATGGTGGATATGCACGAGTCGGTGCGGCCCACGGGGTTGCACCGTACCTATCCCAACTGGCTGGCCTCGGAAGCAGCCCGCGGCAACGAGTTCAATGCCTGGAGCAGCGGCAACCCGCCCGAGCACGAAACCATTCTGCCCTTCACCCGCCTCATCGGCGGCCCGATGGACTACACGCCCGGCATTTTTCAGATCAAGCTCGACGACTGGAACCCGCAGCGTAACCAGGGCAAGCAGGTGCACACCACGCTTACCAAGCAGCTGGCGTTGTACGTGACGTTGTATTCGCCCCTGCAAATGGCCGCCGACCTGCCCGAAGCCTACGAAAAGCACCTCGACGCCTTCCAGTTCATCCGCGACGTGCCCGTCGACTGGGACGATACGCGCATTCTGCTGGCCGAGCCCGGCGAGTTTATTACCACGGCCCGCAAGGCCAAAGGCAAGGACGAGTGGTACGTGGGTAGCATCACCGATGAAAACGCCCGGCAGCAGCAAATCAAGCTCGATTTCCTGACCCCGGGGCAGCGCTACGAGGCCACCATCTACGCCGACGGCAAAGGTGCCAGTTGGGATAAGAACCCCGGCGCTTACCAGATTCGCAAGCAGAAAGTAGACAGCAAGACGACAATCAAACTGCAGCTGGCTCCCGGTGGCGGCACGGCCATCAGCCTGAAGCCCGTCGGCAAGTAA
- a CDS encoding cytochrome P450, with amino-acid sequence MNTKASSFLVGAPMPIPTVDPYPAYHKVRKENPIYRVSPTQWVITGYQDAISLLQNPLCSHWGQDSETQAILFSGKSAVAKTLFAFAPDSGLPYRKNVMHALAGKNLKFDGKAMQEQADKLLDKLVGKEEIDFIRDYAHPLTFETISRIIGIPEEDIPGLSETVAELDGMYLGLIYNPVATGAGGLFLSFLRAFIEQKKANPGDDLCSALIDACRREEEDESFILSMLILLFYAGHDNMMNFLGNAILALDKHQAEQATLREQPARVYECVDELLRYDSPVQFFLLFAKGPIPLGNKTIAAGSQILICVGAANRDPSVFTNPDGLDLTRKPAHLSYGTGAYRCIGARLAHMQAGTALSKFIARTTAYAPVNGGTVWRTAPYVQRGPSSVKLQVTWNPAL; translated from the coding sequence ATGAACACGAAAGCATCCTCGTTCCTGGTAGGCGCCCCTATGCCCATTCCCACGGTTGACCCGTATCCGGCCTACCATAAAGTAAGAAAGGAAAATCCAATTTACCGGGTGTCGCCGACGCAGTGGGTGATTACCGGGTATCAGGATGCCATATCGTTGCTGCAGAATCCGTTGTGCTCCCACTGGGGCCAGGATTCTGAGACGCAGGCTATTTTGTTTTCCGGCAAAAGTGCCGTGGCCAAGACGCTATTCGCTTTTGCGCCCGACAGCGGCCTGCCGTACCGTAAGAACGTGATGCACGCGCTGGCCGGTAAAAACCTGAAGTTCGATGGCAAAGCCATGCAGGAGCAGGCTGATAAGCTGCTGGATAAGCTCGTGGGCAAAGAAGAAATTGACTTTATCCGGGACTACGCCCACCCGCTGACGTTCGAAACTATCAGCCGCATCATTGGTATTCCCGAAGAGGACATTCCGGGACTGAGCGAAACGGTGGCCGAACTGGACGGCATGTATCTGGGCCTGATTTACAACCCCGTGGCGACGGGCGCCGGTGGGTTGTTTCTGAGCTTTCTGCGCGCGTTTATCGAGCAGAAGAAGGCTAATCCCGGCGACGACCTGTGTAGCGCCCTGATTGATGCCTGCCGGCGGGAAGAGGAAGATGAGTCGTTTATTCTGTCGATGCTGATCCTGCTGTTCTACGCGGGCCACGACAACATGATGAACTTCCTGGGCAATGCCATTCTAGCCCTGGACAAGCACCAGGCCGAGCAGGCCACTTTGCGCGAACAGCCAGCCCGGGTGTATGAGTGCGTGGACGAACTGCTGCGCTACGACAGTCCAGTGCAGTTTTTCCTGCTGTTTGCCAAGGGCCCGATTCCGCTGGGCAACAAAACCATTGCTGCCGGTAGCCAGATCCTGATTTGCGTAGGCGCCGCCAATCGGGACCCCAGCGTGTTTACCAACCCCGATGGTCTGGACCTGACCCGCAAGCCGGCTCACCTGAGCTATGGCACGGGCGCTTACCGCTGCATTGGCGCCCGCCTGGCCCACATGCAGGCCGGTACCGCCCTGAGCAAGTTCATTGCCCGCACCACGGCTTACGCACCCGTAAACGGCGGCACTGTTTGGCGCACAGCACCCTACGTGCAACGTGGCCCCTCGTCGGTGAAGCTGCAAGTAACCTGGAATCCTGCCCTGTAG
- a CDS encoding radical SAM/SPASM domain-containing protein codes for MYKLSYYTIITNPIDGKNNRLAYSTRTGHVVPLSSLCHDFLQNGLAGSIPVHIQEKLIKTGILVPAEEDELASVINENIDFGETEQGQLNEVIQPSAMCQLGCYYCGQQHVKSSISDELVDKLVERIYDKFVKGDYKKIYIGWFGAEPLMGLPQMRAIYRRLTARIADPSVHIGGKIVTNGLSLKENIFAELVQELHVDTFEITLDGAEEYHDSHRFTKAGGPSFKIIYQNIKRIVSSADYDPAKTRMIIRCNVDINNVEGVEPLIRLIADDNLHRRIHDLYFIGIYSWGGNDAQTKSLTKEQFSRMKLQWEILQVKLGYPFQTALHKRKKNTCMATGGKGELYDAFGNIFNCTEVSYSEYYEDKDYKLGTLQQDTFKTFNNKPHNDWYSIVRDTDKYPCHGCRLLPICGGSCPKSWVEGIPACPPYKFNIRKEIEFKYLLATTPAAELDEVLTAFENAFSEEEFVRYS; via the coding sequence ATGTATAAGCTTTCCTATTATACCATAATCACGAATCCAATCGATGGTAAGAACAACAGATTGGCTTATTCGACCCGCACTGGGCATGTAGTGCCACTCAGCAGCCTGTGCCACGACTTTTTGCAGAACGGCCTGGCGGGCAGCATCCCAGTACATATTCAGGAAAAACTGATCAAGACCGGCATTCTGGTGCCGGCCGAGGAAGATGAGCTAGCCAGTGTCATCAACGAAAACATCGATTTCGGCGAGACGGAGCAAGGCCAGCTCAACGAAGTAATTCAGCCGAGCGCCATGTGTCAGCTCGGCTGCTATTACTGCGGGCAGCAACATGTAAAAAGCAGCATCTCCGACGAACTGGTTGATAAGCTCGTGGAGCGCATTTACGACAAGTTTGTAAAAGGCGACTACAAGAAAATTTATATCGGCTGGTTTGGAGCCGAGCCTCTGATGGGTCTGCCCCAGATGCGGGCCATCTACCGCCGACTCACTGCCCGTATCGCCGACCCGAGTGTGCATATCGGTGGTAAGATTGTGACCAACGGGCTGAGTTTGAAGGAAAATATCTTTGCCGAGCTGGTGCAGGAACTCCACGTGGATACGTTCGAAATTACTCTGGATGGAGCCGAGGAGTACCACGATAGTCACCGTTTCACGAAGGCGGGCGGACCTTCGTTTAAGATTATTTATCAGAACATTAAGCGCATCGTTTCCAGCGCCGATTACGACCCCGCCAAAACCCGCATGATTATCCGCTGCAATGTGGATATCAACAACGTGGAAGGCGTGGAGCCGCTCATTCGCCTGATTGCCGACGACAACCTGCACCGCCGCATTCACGACCTGTACTTCATCGGGATTTACTCCTGGGGCGGCAACGATGCTCAGACCAAGTCGTTGACTAAGGAGCAGTTTTCGCGCATGAAGCTGCAGTGGGAAATTCTGCAGGTAAAGCTGGGCTATCCTTTCCAAACGGCCCTGCACAAGCGCAAGAAGAATACCTGCATGGCTACCGGCGGCAAAGGCGAGCTATACGACGCCTTCGGCAACATCTTCAATTGCACGGAAGTATCCTATTCTGAGTACTATGAAGACAAAGACTATAAGCTGGGTACTCTGCAGCAGGATACGTTCAAAACGTTTAATAATAAGCCCCACAACGACTGGTACAGCATCGTGCGCGACACGGACAAGTACCCGTGCCATGGCTGCCGGCTGCTGCCTATCTGCGGTGGTAGCTGCCCGAAGTCGTGGGTGGAAGGAATTCCGGCCTGCCCGCCGTATAAGTTTAATATCCGCAAGGAAATTGAGTTTAAGTACTTGCTGGCTACTACTCCCGCAGCCGAGCTGGATGAGGTGCTGACCGCCTTCGAAAACGCCTTCTCGGAAGAGGAGTTCGTGCGCTACAGCTAA
- a CDS encoding prenyltransferase/squalene oxidase repeat-containing protein produces MCVSGFFYFKYLLCLDAMHDKDDISGKASAERESHLLLQSHIYHEESMKILSRHFGKKDAFWVLWNQRNYEFLASILLDKEYNVQMSFDTYTRLAINKCAFSKVGADAYYAKNNSQTELHRALTQSLDYFSIARCIQDDLEDFKKDLQYEKNNLGHILLQAWLKSNGKKLKDYTPEVLERYLFTSETAERMMTLSKSYYQQAIDEIEPYRNELTDYIKIIDLVRNKINFYKVNVQAYRVNKLLDKLISTTFGNQTSINEAIARSKKYIERLQTADGSWFEVTNMQGLSNVWSTGFVASFLEKDNPNLVKATEFLLSNQQDHLWGYNTDWVFDYDSTTCVLFALNNAAQPVQPYLAPWFEGQTSTGGFHTYSDTAFNLVSQLGLKKTQLNGWTSSHICVSALAYYFLNHLEDRSGFEEQRAALKAYILENKSEKGIWQPYWWTSYLYPTCFVVQGMLRDEEDFTAEIAQALDYIISKQNKDGSFSCEILKQKSVFYTAMVLDTLAASPALFAKYQAPAARMKDWLLANQYEDGGFTGSNFLVIPNPTTLNWYQSKKRLKINKAGGGNSITGEVANLFSTAVSLRALQRYHQLDTATYGN; encoded by the coding sequence GTGTGCGTTTCCGGCTTCTTCTACTTCAAGTACCTGCTGTGCCTGGATGCCATGCACGACAAGGACGATATTTCCGGCAAAGCCAGCGCCGAGCGGGAAAGCCACCTGCTGCTACAGTCCCACATCTACCACGAGGAGTCGATGAAGATTCTCTCGAGGCACTTCGGTAAGAAGGATGCCTTCTGGGTGCTGTGGAACCAGCGCAACTACGAGTTTCTGGCCAGCATTCTGCTCGACAAGGAGTACAACGTGCAGATGAGCTTCGATACCTACACCCGGCTGGCCATCAACAAGTGCGCCTTCTCGAAAGTGGGGGCCGATGCCTATTACGCCAAGAACAACAGCCAAACCGAGCTGCACCGGGCCCTGACCCAGTCGCTCGACTATTTTTCCATTGCCCGCTGCATCCAGGACGACCTGGAAGACTTTAAAAAGGACCTGCAGTACGAGAAAAACAACCTGGGCCACATACTGCTGCAAGCCTGGCTGAAGTCGAACGGCAAAAAGCTGAAAGACTACACGCCGGAGGTGCTGGAGCGGTACTTGTTTACTTCCGAAACCGCCGAGCGGATGATGACACTCTCGAAGAGCTATTATCAGCAGGCCATCGACGAAATCGAGCCCTACCGCAACGAGCTGACGGACTACATCAAAATCATTGACCTGGTCAGAAACAAGATAAATTTCTACAAGGTCAACGTGCAAGCCTACCGGGTTAACAAGCTGCTGGACAAGCTCATCAGCACCACATTCGGTAATCAAACGAGCATCAACGAAGCCATTGCGCGCTCCAAGAAATACATAGAACGGCTGCAAACCGCCGATGGGTCGTGGTTTGAGGTAACGAACATGCAGGGCCTGAGCAACGTCTGGTCGACGGGCTTCGTGGCTTCTTTCCTGGAAAAAGATAATCCCAACCTGGTCAAGGCTACCGAGTTCCTGCTCAGCAACCAGCAAGACCACCTCTGGGGCTACAACACCGACTGGGTTTTCGATTATGACTCGACCACCTGCGTACTGTTTGCTCTGAACAATGCCGCTCAGCCCGTGCAGCCCTACCTGGCACCCTGGTTTGAGGGCCAGACCAGCACCGGTGGCTTCCACACCTACTCCGACACGGCCTTTAACCTGGTAAGCCAACTGGGCCTGAAAAAGACCCAGCTCAACGGCTGGACCAGTTCCCACATCTGCGTCAGCGCCCTGGCGTACTACTTCCTCAACCATCTGGAAGACCGCAGTGGCTTTGAGGAGCAGCGGGCCGCGCTGAAGGCCTACATCCTGGAAAACAAGTCGGAAAAAGGCATCTGGCAGCCCTACTGGTGGACTTCCTACCTGTATCCCACCTGCTTCGTGGTGCAGGGCATGCTGCGCGACGAAGAGGACTTCACGGCTGAAATTGCCCAGGCCCTGGACTACATTATCAGCAAGCAAAACAAGGACGGCAGCTTCTCCTGCGAGATTCTCAAGCAGAAGAGCGTGTTCTACACAGCTATGGTGCTCGACACGCTGGCCGCCTCGCCGGCGCTGTTTGCCAAGTACCAGGCTCCCGCCGCCCGGATGAAAGACTGGCTGCTGGCTAATCAGTACGAGGACGGCGGCTTTACCGGCTCCAACTTCCTGGTGATTCCCAATCCGACGACGCTGAACTGGTACCAGTCCAAAAAGCGCCTGAAAATCAACAAAGCGGGCGGCGGCAACTCCATTACCGGCGAAGTTGCCAACCTGTTTTCTACTGCGGTTTCGCTTCGGGCCCTGCAGCGCTACCACCAATTAGATACCGCCACTTATGGAAATTAG